In Populus nigra chromosome 1, ddPopNigr1.1, whole genome shotgun sequence, one genomic interval encodes:
- the LOC133681155 gene encoding ribonucleoside-diphosphate reductase small chain-like: MPAIPEEPLLAENPDRFCMFPIQYPSIWEMYKKAEASFWTAEEVDLSSDVGHWENLTPDEKHFISHVLAFFAASDGIVLENIAGRFMKEVQVSEARAFYGFQIAIENIHSEMYSLLLETYIKDSTEKNRLFHAIETVPCVAKKAEWALRWIDGGESFAERLIAFACVEGIFFSGSFCAIFWLKKRGLMPGLTFSNELISRDEGLHCDFACLLYSLLRKKLSEERVKGIVKEAVDIEREFVVDSLPCALVGMNGELMSQYIEFVADRLLGALGCGKVYNVANPFDWMELISLQGKTNFFEKRVGEYQKASVMSSINGNGGNHVFKMDEDF; this comes from the coding sequence ATGCCTGCAATCCCAGAAGAGCCCCTCCTCGCTGAAAACCCAGACCGCTTCTGTATGTTCCCAATTCAATATCCATCAATCTGGGAGATGTACAAGAAAGCTGAAGCCTCATTTTGGACGGCTGAAGAGGTCGATCTCTCTTCAGATGTCGGTCACTGGGAAAACCTGACTCCTGATGAGAAACACTTCATCTCTCACGTCCTTGCCTTCTTCGCCGCCTCTGATGGAATCGTCCTCGAGAATATCGCCGGGCGTTTCATGAAAGAAGTCCAAGTCTCGGAGGCGCGTGCTTTCTACGGGTTCCAGATCGCGATTGAGAATATCCACTCAGAGATGTACAGTCTTTTGTTGGAGACCTACATCAAGGATTCTACTGAGAAGAACCGTCTGTTTCATGCCATTGAGACGGTGCCGTGTGTGGCTAAGAAGGCGGAGTGGGCTTTACGGTGGATCGACGGAGGCGAGAGTTTTGCGGAGAGGTTAATTGCTTTTGCTTGCGTGGAAGGGATATTTTTCTCGGGGAGTTTTTGTGCgatattttggttaaaaaaacgtGGGCTAATGCCGGGCCTGACCTTCTCGAACGAGTTGATCTCGCGAGATGAAGGGCTTCATTGTGATTTCGCGTGTCTCCTTTACAGCCTGTTGAGGAAGAAGTTGAGCGAGGAGCGCGTGAAGGGGATAGTGAAGGAAGCTGTGGATATAGAGAGGGAGTTTGTGGTGGACTCGCTACCATGCGCGTTGGTGGGGATGAATGGGGAGTTGATGAGTCAGTATATTGAGTTTGTAGCTGATAGGCTGCTGGGTGCGCTTGGGTGCGGGAAGGTGTACAATGTGGCTAATCCATTTGATTGGATGGAGTTGATATCCTTGCAAGGGAAGACAAATTTCTTCGAGAAAAGAGTCGGAGAGTATCAAAAGGCTTCAGTTATGTCTAGTATTAATGGGAATGGTGGCAATCATGTGTTCAAGATGGATGAGGATTTTTAG